A genome region from Microcella alkaliphila includes the following:
- a CDS encoding alpha-ketoacid dehydrogenase subunit beta: MTETMTMAKALNAGLAAAMEADQRVLLMGEDIGLLGGVFRVTEGLQQRFGEGRVLDTPLAESGIVGSAIGLAMRGYRPVVEIQFDGFIFPAFDQITTQLAKLTARHEGGLQLPVVIRVPYGGHIGAVEHHQESPEAYFAHTAGLRLVSPATPHDAYWMIQQAIASADPVLFFEPKSRYWPKGEVDLDEAGIGMHASRVVRTGTDVTVVGHGAMVSMLLDAAALADEEGTSIEVVDLRSLSPIDYGPLLESVRRTGRLVVAQEAPGNVSIGSEIAATVSERAFYSLEAPVVRVSGFDTPFPPAKLEGAYLPDVDRILDAVDRSLAY, from the coding sequence ATGACCGAGACGATGACGATGGCGAAGGCCCTCAACGCCGGCCTCGCCGCCGCGATGGAGGCCGACCAGCGCGTCCTGCTCATGGGCGAAGACATCGGGCTGCTCGGTGGGGTGTTCCGCGTGACCGAGGGGCTACAGCAACGCTTCGGTGAAGGTCGCGTGCTCGACACGCCGCTCGCCGAGTCGGGCATTGTCGGCAGCGCGATTGGGCTCGCAATGCGGGGCTACCGGCCGGTCGTCGAGATTCAGTTCGACGGGTTCATCTTCCCCGCCTTCGACCAGATCACGACCCAGTTGGCGAAGCTCACGGCTCGTCACGAGGGCGGCCTGCAGCTGCCGGTCGTTATTCGGGTGCCGTACGGCGGACACATCGGGGCCGTCGAGCACCATCAGGAGAGCCCCGAGGCATACTTCGCCCACACCGCCGGGCTGCGGCTCGTGAGCCCCGCGACTCCGCACGACGCCTACTGGATGATCCAGCAGGCGATCGCAAGCGCCGACCCCGTGCTGTTCTTCGAGCCGAAGAGTCGCTACTGGCCAAAGGGTGAGGTCGACCTCGACGAGGCCGGCATCGGCATGCATGCGAGCCGGGTCGTGCGCACCGGCACCGACGTCACCGTGGTCGGCCACGGCGCCATGGTGAGCATGCTGTTGGACGCCGCTGCCCTCGCCGATGAGGAGGGCACGAGCATCGAGGTCGTCGACCTTCGCTCGCTCTCCCCCATCGACTATGGGCCGTTGCTCGAGTCGGTACGTCGCACGGGTCGTCTGGTGGTCGCGCAAGAGGCGCCCGGCAACGTCAGCATCGGCTCGGAGATCGCCGCGACCGTGTCTGAGCGTGCGTTCTACTCGCTGGAGGCTCCCGTGGTGCGCGTGTCGGGTTTCGACACCCCCTTCCCGCCCGCCAAGCTCGAGGGCGCCTACCTTCCCGACGTCGACCGCATCCTCGACGCCGTCGACCGCTCGCTCGCCTACTGA
- a CDS encoding thiamine pyrophosphate-dependent dehydrogenase E1 component subunit alpha, protein MSYTAETLQLLAPDGTLRYTDETERFRDRVDALDETTLREFYRHMAVTRRFDMEAGNLQRQGQLALWIPSIGQEAAQVGSGFAARAQDHIFPAYREHAVGRLRGLDLTRIIAMLRGLTHGGWNPADTGNFHLYTLVIGSQALHATGYAMGVRFDGLVGTGDPESDTAVLVYFGDGATSQGDVNEAYVFAQSYQTPQVFFLQNNHWAISVPVSVQSRTPLYRRPAGFGIPSVQIDGNDVLVSYAATAESLDAARSGEGPRFIEALTYRMGAHTTSDDPTKYRTNDEVAYWQERDPISRYETFLKARGVDAAFFEEVRQEGEDLAADARRQTLAMEPPPADSMFRHVYSDEHPLMAEQAEWLARYEASFEEQA, encoded by the coding sequence ATGTCGTACACGGCCGAGACCCTGCAGTTACTCGCGCCCGACGGAACCCTCCGCTACACCGACGAGACGGAGCGCTTCCGCGACCGGGTCGACGCGCTCGACGAGACCACGCTGCGTGAGTTCTACCGCCACATGGCCGTCACCCGGCGCTTCGACATGGAGGCGGGCAACCTCCAGCGCCAGGGCCAGCTCGCGCTCTGGATTCCCAGCATCGGCCAGGAGGCCGCCCAGGTCGGGTCGGGATTCGCCGCCCGCGCACAGGACCACATCTTCCCCGCCTACCGCGAACACGCGGTCGGCCGGCTGCGCGGCCTCGACCTCACGCGCATCATCGCGATGCTGCGCGGCCTCACCCACGGAGGCTGGAACCCGGCTGACACCGGCAACTTCCACCTCTACACGCTCGTCATCGGTTCGCAGGCCCTGCACGCCACCGGCTACGCGATGGGCGTGCGCTTCGACGGGCTCGTCGGAACCGGCGACCCCGAAAGTGACACCGCCGTGCTCGTCTACTTCGGCGACGGAGCGACCAGCCAGGGCGACGTCAACGAGGCCTATGTCTTCGCGCAGAGCTATCAGACACCGCAGGTGTTCTTCCTGCAGAACAACCACTGGGCCATCTCGGTGCCCGTCAGTGTGCAGTCACGCACGCCGCTCTACCGCCGCCCCGCCGGATTCGGCATTCCGAGCGTGCAGATCGACGGCAACGACGTGCTCGTCAGCTACGCGGCGACCGCCGAATCGCTGGATGCTGCGCGCAGCGGTGAGGGACCGCGCTTCATCGAGGCGCTCACCTACCGGATGGGAGCGCACACGACGAGCGACGATCCCACCAAGTACCGCACGAACGACGAGGTCGCGTACTGGCAGGAGCGCGACCCGATCAGCCGCTACGAAACGTTCCTGAAGGCGCGCGGCGTGGACGCCGCGTTCTTCGAGGAGGTTCGCCAGGAGGGCGAGGATCTCGCCGCCGACGCACGGCGCCAGACGCTCGCTATGGAGCCGCCGCCCGCGGACAGCATGTTCCGTCACGTGTACAGCGACGAGCATCCCCTCATGGCCGAGCAGGCCGAGTGGCTCGCGCGCTACGAGGCATCGTTCGAGGAGCAGGCATGA
- a CDS encoding histidinol-phosphate transaminase encodes MSAPEHPNPAGPPVRLRDEIVALPAYRQGRQASADAFKLSSNENPFPAHPAVMAAIADSSPNRYPDATALAVRERLAERHGVDPDEVIVGAGSVSILLQLIQASCAPGDEAVYAWRSFEAYPLLTTIAGATAVPVPLTPDFRHDLAAMAAAISERTRIVLVCSPNNPTGTTVAADEFEAFMRVVPKNLLVVLDEAYAEFVRDRTAVNGSELIGRYPNLVVLRTFSKAYGLAGLRAGYAVGHRALIDAARSTQIPLSVTEVAQRAMLAALDHEDELLAQVDELVVLRDRVETALREQGWAIPPSEGNFVWLPTGDRTTEVAERFEKAGIIGRAFPGDGIRISVAEHASVPTLLRVAGEVVRDL; translated from the coding sequence GTGAGCGCCCCCGAGCATCCGAACCCCGCCGGGCCGCCCGTGCGGCTCCGCGACGAGATCGTCGCCCTGCCTGCGTACCGCCAGGGACGCCAGGCGTCGGCCGACGCCTTCAAGCTGTCCAGCAACGAGAACCCCTTCCCCGCGCACCCGGCGGTCATGGCGGCCATCGCCGACTCGTCGCCCAACCGCTACCCCGACGCGACGGCGCTCGCCGTGCGCGAGCGCCTCGCTGAGCGCCACGGCGTCGACCCCGACGAGGTCATTGTCGGCGCGGGCTCGGTGTCGATCCTGCTGCAGCTGATTCAGGCCTCGTGTGCCCCCGGCGACGAGGCCGTGTACGCCTGGCGCAGCTTCGAGGCCTACCCGCTGCTCACGACCATTGCCGGCGCCACGGCGGTTCCCGTTCCGCTGACGCCCGACTTCCGGCACGATCTGGCCGCGATGGCGGCGGCGATCTCCGAGCGCACCCGCATCGTGCTGGTCTGCTCGCCGAATAATCCGACCGGCACGACCGTGGCTGCCGACGAGTTCGAGGCGTTCATGCGCGTCGTGCCGAAGAACTTGCTCGTGGTGCTCGATGAGGCGTACGCCGAGTTCGTCCGCGACCGCACGGCGGTCAACGGATCCGAGTTGATCGGGCGCTACCCGAACCTGGTCGTGCTGCGCACGTTCTCGAAGGCGTACGGTCTCGCGGGCCTGCGGGCGGGCTACGCCGTCGGGCACCGTGCCCTCATCGACGCCGCGCGCAGCACCCAGATCCCGCTGTCGGTGACCGAGGTCGCTCAGCGCGCCATGCTCGCCGCGCTCGACCACGAAGACGAGCTCCTCGCCCAGGTCGATGAACTCGTGGTGCTGCGTGACCGCGTCGAGACGGCCCTTCGCGAACAGGGGTGGGCGATTCCGCCGAGCGAGGGCAATTTCGTCTGGCTTCCCACCGGCGACCGCACAACCGAGGTTGCGGAGCGGTTCGAGAAGGCCGGAATCATCGGACGTGCGTTCCCCGGGGACGGCATCCGTATATCCGTCGCCGAGCATGCGTCTGTGCCGACCCTCCTGCGGGTAGCGGGCGAGGTTGTCCGCGACCTCTGA
- a CDS encoding phage holin family protein: MSRFIVRLIINAVALWLTTLIVAGVSVVPFGDGDTTAVVLTYLLVALIFGVVNGVIGNLIRIVAFPLYILTLGLIALIVNGLLLLLVAWISSLIGFGLEVDGFWWGVLGAIVLGLISWLIGIVLKPLVGKTR, translated from the coding sequence ATGTCCCGATTTATCGTGCGCCTGATCATCAATGCCGTGGCCCTCTGGCTGACCACCCTCATCGTTGCCGGGGTGAGCGTGGTGCCGTTCGGCGATGGCGACACGACCGCCGTCGTGCTCACCTACCTGCTGGTGGCGCTGATCTTCGGGGTGGTCAACGGGGTGATCGGCAACCTGATTCGCATCGTCGCCTTCCCGCTGTACATCCTGACCCTCGGGCTCATCGCGCTCATCGTGAACGGACTGCTGCTTCTTCTTGTCGCGTGGATCTCGAGCCTCATCGGCTTCGGTCTCGAGGTCGATGGCTTCTGGTGGGGCGTGTTGGGCGCAATCGTGCTCGGCCTCATCAGCTGGCTGATCGGCATCGTGCTGAAGCCACTGGTGGGAAAGACCCGCTAA